One region of Streptomyces capillispiralis genomic DNA includes:
- the lpdA gene encoding dihydrolipoyl dehydrogenase, with protein sequence MANDASTVFDLVILGGGSGGYAAALRGAQLGLDVALIEKDKVGGTCLHRGCIPTKALLHAGEIADQARESEQFGVKATFEGIDVPAVHKYKDDVVSGLYKGLQGLIASRKVTYIEGAGRLSSPTSVDVNGQRIQGRHILLATGSVPKSLPGLEIDGDRIISSDHALVLDRVPKSAIVLGGGVIGVEFASAWKSFGSDVTIIEGLKHLVPVEDENSSKLLERAFRKRGIKFNLGTFFQKAEYTQDGVKVTLADGKEFEAEVLLVAVGRGPVSQGLGYEEAGVAMDRGYVLVDEYMRTNVPTISAVGDLVPTLQLAHVGFAEGILVAERLAGLKTVPVDYDGVPRVTYCHPEVASVGITEAKAKEIYGADKVVALKYNLAGNGKSKILKTAGEIKLVQVKDGAVVGVHMVGDRMGEQVGEAQLIYNWEALPAEVAQLVHAHPTQNEALGEAHLALAGKPLHAHD encoded by the coding sequence GTGGCGAACGACGCCAGCACCGTTTTCGACCTAGTGATCCTCGGCGGTGGCAGCGGTGGTTACGCCGCGGCCCTGCGCGGGGCTCAGCTGGGCCTGGACGTCGCCCTGATCGAGAAGGACAAGGTCGGCGGTACCTGCCTGCACCGGGGATGCATCCCCACCAAGGCCCTGCTGCACGCGGGCGAGATCGCCGACCAGGCCCGCGAGAGCGAGCAGTTCGGCGTGAAGGCCACCTTCGAGGGCATCGACGTACCGGCCGTCCACAAGTACAAGGACGATGTCGTCTCCGGGCTCTACAAGGGCCTGCAGGGACTCATCGCCTCCCGCAAGGTGACCTACATCGAGGGTGCGGGCCGGCTGTCCTCCCCCACCTCCGTCGACGTGAACGGCCAGCGGATCCAGGGCCGCCACATCCTGCTGGCGACCGGCTCCGTGCCGAAGTCGCTGCCGGGCCTGGAGATCGACGGCGACCGCATCATCTCCTCCGACCACGCCCTGGTCCTGGACCGCGTGCCGAAGTCCGCGATCGTCCTGGGCGGCGGCGTGATCGGTGTCGAGTTCGCCTCCGCGTGGAAGTCGTTCGGCTCCGACGTCACCATCATCGAGGGCCTGAAGCACCTGGTGCCGGTCGAGGACGAGAACTCCTCCAAGCTGCTGGAGCGCGCCTTCCGCAAGCGCGGCATCAAGTTCAACCTGGGCACGTTCTTCCAGAAGGCCGAGTACACCCAGGACGGCGTCAAGGTCACCCTGGCGGACGGCAAGGAGTTCGAGGCCGAGGTCCTGCTCGTCGCCGTCGGCCGCGGCCCGGTCTCCCAGGGCCTGGGCTACGAGGAGGCCGGGGTCGCCATGGACCGCGGCTACGTCCTGGTCGACGAGTACATGCGCACCAACGTTCCGACCATCTCCGCCGTCGGTGACCTCGTCCCGACCCTCCAGCTCGCGCACGTCGGCTTCGCCGAGGGCATCCTGGTGGCGGAGCGTCTGGCCGGCCTGAAGACCGTCCCGGTCGACTACGACGGTGTCCCGCGGGTGACGTACTGCCACCCGGAGGTCGCCTCCGTCGGCATCACCGAGGCCAAGGCCAAGGAGATCTACGGCGCGGACAAGGTCGTCGCTCTCAAGTACAACCTGGCGGGCAACGGCAAGAGCAAGATCCTCAAGACCGCGGGCGAGATCAAGCTCGTCCAGGTCAAGGACGGTGCGGTGGTCGGCGTCCACATGGTCGGCGACCGCATGGGCGAGCAGGTCGGCGAGGCCCAGCTGATCTACAACTGGGAGGCCCTGCCGGCCGAGGTGGCCCAGCTCGTGCACGCCCACCCGACGCAGAACGAGGCGCTCGGCGAGGCCCACCTGGCCCTGGCCGGAAAGCCCCTCCACGCCCACGACTGA
- a CDS encoding RDD family protein, whose product MPAIRRATAWAVDFALVVALASALAALTFQRISTLVTDVPGLAARGAFDLLTSRGDVVDASGDLGLSLWNKSVLYVEQAFGLLVVATFLYQWACLALAGRTVGKGLAGLKVTPRMPGRAALRAAVTTVADVAVYAVACVLLVEGQVALSVLVWAVAVALFLFNALPVLGPARRSLADRVAGTAVTGVSLSMPGAMRRVRTPSAAN is encoded by the coding sequence ATGCCGGCAATCCGTCGTGCCACGGCCTGGGCCGTCGACTTCGCGCTCGTGGTGGCGCTGGCGTCGGCGCTCGCGGCGCTCACCTTCCAGCGGATCTCCACGCTCGTCACCGACGTGCCCGGCCTGGCCGCCCGGGGCGCCTTCGACCTGCTGACCTCGCGCGGTGACGTGGTCGACGCCTCCGGGGACCTCGGCCTGTCCCTGTGGAACAAGTCCGTGCTGTACGTGGAACAGGCCTTCGGGCTGCTGGTCGTCGCCACGTTCCTCTACCAGTGGGCGTGCCTCGCCCTGGCCGGGCGCACCGTCGGCAAGGGACTGGCCGGGCTGAAGGTCACCCCGCGGATGCCCGGCCGGGCCGCGCTGCGGGCGGCGGTGACCACGGTGGCGGACGTCGCCGTGTACGCCGTGGCCTGTGTGCTGCTGGTCGAGGGACAGGTCGCGCTGTCGGTGCTGGTGTGGGCGGTCGCGGTGGCGCTGTTCCTGTTCAACGCGCTGCCCGTGCTCGGCCCCGCCCGCCGCTCCCTCGCCGACCGGGTGGCGGGCACGGCCGTGACCGGGGTGAGCCTCAGCATGCCCGGCGCCATGCGCCGAGTTCGTACTCCTTCAGCAGCGAACTGA
- the cobT gene encoding nicotinate-nucleotide--dimethylbenzimidazole phosphoribosyltransferase has translation MSSLNLDDFTDLIERPDGGVRRDAEAHRERRIVPPGSLGRLDDLGEWLAAAQSSVPVRPVERPRVVLFAGDHGIAELDVSARAAGTAAGLVREVLDGGRPVSVLARRLGVPVRVVDMALDCDPESLPEDVVRHRVRRGSGRIDIEDALTPEEAEAAFRAGMAVADEEADSGTDLVVLGDVSVGGTTAAGVLVAALCGTDASVVTGRGGRAIDDLAWMRKCAAIRDALRRARPVLGDQLQLLATVGGADLTAMTGFLLQAAVRKLPVVLDGVVTAACALVAQRVAFRAPDWWLAAHDSGEPGQAKALDRMALEPVLSHGIRVGEGTGGLLALPLVQAAAALAAELPEEGAGESAEPDVSAEPGVAAGPDVSVGPEGLAGRE, from the coding sequence ATGAGCTCGCTTAATCTCGACGACTTCACCGATCTGATCGAGCGTCCGGACGGCGGGGTGCGCCGCGACGCGGAGGCGCACCGGGAGCGCCGGATCGTGCCGCCCGGGTCGCTGGGCCGCCTCGACGACCTGGGTGAGTGGCTGGCGGCGGCGCAGTCCTCGGTGCCGGTGCGGCCGGTCGAACGCCCGCGGGTGGTGCTGTTCGCCGGTGATCACGGGATCGCCGAGCTGGACGTCTCGGCGCGCGCCGCGGGCACCGCGGCCGGCCTGGTGCGGGAGGTGCTGGACGGCGGCCGTCCGGTGTCCGTGCTGGCCCGGCGGCTGGGGGTGCCGGTGCGGGTGGTCGACATGGCGCTGGATTGCGACCCGGAGTCGCTGCCCGAGGACGTCGTACGGCACCGGGTGCGGCGGGGCAGCGGACGCATCGACATCGAGGACGCGTTGACCCCGGAGGAGGCCGAGGCGGCGTTCCGGGCGGGAATGGCCGTGGCCGACGAGGAGGCCGACTCCGGTACGGACCTGGTGGTGCTCGGCGATGTGAGCGTGGGCGGGACCACGGCGGCGGGCGTGCTGGTGGCCGCGCTGTGCGGGACGGACGCGTCGGTGGTGACCGGGCGCGGCGGCCGGGCGATCGACGATCTGGCGTGGATGCGCAAGTGTGCGGCGATCCGTGACGCGCTGCGCCGGGCCCGGCCGGTGCTGGGCGACCAGTTGCAGTTGCTCGCGACGGTCGGCGGGGCCGATCTGACCGCGATGACGGGTTTCCTGTTGCAGGCGGCGGTGCGGAAGCTGCCGGTCGTCCTGGACGGGGTGGTGACGGCGGCGTGCGCGCTGGTGGCCCAGCGGGTCGCGTTCCGGGCGCCGGACTGGTGGCTGGCCGCGCACGACAGCGGTGAGCCGGGGCAGGCGAAGGCGCTGGACCGGATGGCCCTGGAGCCGGTCCTCTCCCACGGCATCAGGGTGGGCGAGGGGACGGGAGGGTTGCTGGCTCTGCCTCTGGTGCAGGCGGCCGCGGCGCTGGCGGCGGAGTTGCCGGAGGAGGGGGCGGGGGAATCGGCGGAGCCGGACGTTTCGGCGGAACCGGGTGTTGCGGCGGGGCCGGACGTTTCGGTGGGGCCGGAGGGGCTCGCCGGGCGCGAGTGA
- a CDS encoding endo alpha-1,4 polygalactosaminidase produces MRRPSLLVALLALLLAACTTAPGPDAKAPGDRWQPRPGTDWQWQLSGRLDTSVDVPVYDIDGFDHSRETVEALHRDGRKVICYLSTGAWEDFRPDAGDFPTSVIGRGNGWEGERWLDIRRTDVLEPLMAERIDMCRDKGFDAVEPDNMDGYRNRTGFPLTAGDQLRYNRLVARLAHERGMAVGLKNDLDQIPELVGDFDFAVNEQCAQYGECDELTPFVEAGKAVFHAEYELPTERFCADSRRLKLSSLLKEYELGAWRRAC; encoded by the coding sequence GTGAGACGACCCTCCCTGCTTGTCGCGCTGCTCGCCCTCTTGCTCGCCGCCTGCACCACCGCGCCCGGGCCCGACGCGAAGGCGCCCGGCGACCGCTGGCAGCCACGGCCCGGCACGGACTGGCAGTGGCAGCTCAGCGGGCGCCTGGACACCTCCGTCGACGTCCCGGTGTACGACATCGACGGCTTCGACCACTCCCGGGAGACCGTCGAGGCGCTGCACCGCGACGGCCGCAAGGTGATCTGCTACCTGTCCACCGGGGCCTGGGAGGACTTCCGCCCGGACGCCGGCGACTTCCCCACGTCGGTGATCGGCCGGGGCAACGGCTGGGAGGGCGAGCGCTGGCTCGACATCCGCCGCACCGACGTGCTGGAGCCGCTCATGGCGGAGCGCATCGACATGTGCCGCGACAAGGGCTTCGACGCGGTGGAGCCGGACAACATGGACGGCTACCGCAACCGCACCGGCTTCCCGCTCACCGCCGGCGACCAGCTCCGCTACAACCGTCTCGTGGCCCGGCTCGCCCACGAGCGCGGCATGGCCGTCGGCCTGAAGAACGACCTGGACCAGATCCCGGAGCTGGTCGGCGACTTCGACTTCGCGGTCAACGAGCAGTGCGCGCAGTACGGCGAGTGCGACGAGCTGACGCCGTTCGTCGAGGCGGGCAAGGCCGTCTTCCACGCCGAGTACGAGCTGCCCACCGAACGCTTCTGCGCCGACTCCCGCCGTCTGAAGCTCAGTTCGCTGCTGAAGGAGTACGAACTCGGCGCATGGCGCCGGGCATGCTGA
- a CDS encoding leucyl aminopeptidase yields MTALTLSTAAVPGLRADAIVIGVAKGSASKPGAPVVAPGAEAVDQAYDGRLAAVLETLGASGAEGEVTKLPAPAGFKAPLVVAVGLGPQPGKDSGYGTEALRKAAGVAARTLTGTKKAAFALPLTDAADAGAVAEGVLLGAYSFDAYKDNGNGGKKNGKAPLAEAALVGGKPRDKAFKAAVERATAVAEELNRARDLINTPPNDLNPEAFAAVAQAAAKEHGIKVQVLDEKALAKGGYGGILGVGAGSASGPRLVKLSYTSSKAKKHLALVGKGITYDSGGISLKPAGHNETMKCDMSGAAAVFAAVVAAARLGLEVNVTGWLALAENMPSGSATRPGDVLRMYSGKTVEVLNTDAEGRLVLADALWAASQEKPDAIVDVATLTGAMVLALGSRTFGVMANDDAFRAAVHEVAEEVGEPAWPMPLPEHLRKGMDSATADIANMGERMGGGLVAGLFLREFVGEGITWAHLDIAGPAFNEGGPFGYTPKGGTGSAVRTLVRLAERAAAGDLS; encoded by the coding sequence GTGACTGCTCTCACTCTCAGCACCGCCGCGGTCCCCGGCCTGCGGGCCGACGCGATCGTGATCGGTGTCGCCAAGGGCTCCGCGTCGAAGCCCGGGGCCCCGGTCGTCGCACCGGGCGCCGAGGCCGTGGACCAGGCGTACGACGGCCGGCTCGCCGCCGTCCTGGAGACGCTCGGCGCGTCGGGTGCCGAGGGCGAGGTGACGAAGCTCCCCGCGCCGGCCGGCTTCAAGGCGCCGCTCGTGGTGGCGGTCGGCCTCGGCCCCCAGCCCGGGAAGGACTCCGGCTACGGCACCGAGGCCCTGCGCAAGGCGGCCGGCGTGGCCGCCCGCACCCTCACCGGCACCAAGAAGGCCGCGTTCGCCCTGCCCCTGACGGACGCCGCCGACGCCGGCGCGGTCGCCGAGGGCGTGCTGCTGGGCGCGTACTCCTTCGACGCCTACAAGGACAACGGCAACGGCGGCAAGAAGAACGGCAAGGCGCCGCTCGCCGAGGCCGCGCTGGTCGGCGGCAAGCCCCGCGACAAGGCGTTCAAGGCCGCCGTCGAGCGCGCGACCGCCGTCGCCGAGGAGCTGAACCGCGCCCGCGACCTGATCAACACCCCGCCGAACGACCTCAACCCGGAGGCGTTCGCCGCCGTCGCCCAGGCGGCGGCCAAGGAGCACGGCATCAAGGTGCAGGTGCTCGACGAGAAGGCCCTGGCCAAGGGCGGCTACGGCGGCATCCTCGGCGTCGGCGCCGGCTCCGCGTCCGGTCCGCGCCTGGTGAAGCTGTCGTACACCTCGTCCAAGGCGAAGAAGCACCTCGCCCTGGTCGGCAAGGGCATCACCTACGACTCGGGCGGCATCTCGCTGAAGCCGGCCGGCCACAACGAGACGATGAAGTGCGACATGAGCGGTGCCGCCGCCGTGTTCGCCGCGGTCGTCGCCGCCGCCCGCCTCGGCCTGGAGGTCAACGTGACCGGCTGGCTGGCGCTGGCCGAGAACATGCCCTCGGGCTCGGCGACCCGTCCGGGTGACGTGCTGCGCATGTACAGCGGCAAGACCGTGGAGGTGCTCAACACCGACGCCGAGGGCCGGCTCGTGCTCGCGGACGCGCTGTGGGCCGCCTCCCAGGAGAAGCCGGACGCGATCGTGGACGTGGCCACCCTGACCGGCGCGATGGTGCTGGCCCTGGGCAGCCGCACGTTCGGCGTCATGGCCAACGACGACGCCTTCCGCGCCGCCGTGCACGAGGTCGCCGAGGAGGTGGGCGAGCCGGCGTGGCCGATGCCGCTGCCGGAGCACCTGCGCAAGGGCATGGACTCGGCCACGGCCGACATCGCCAACATGGGCGAGCGGATGGGCGGCGGACTGGTCGCCGGCCTGTTCCTGCGCGAGTTCGTCGGCGAGGGCATCACCTGGGCCCACCTCGACATCGCGGGCCCGGCCTTCAACGAGGGCGGCCCCTTCGGCTACACCCCCAAGGGCGGTACGGGTTCGGCGGTGCGCACGCTGGTCCGGCTCGCCGAGCGGGCCGCCGCCGGCGACCTGAGCTGA
- a CDS encoding adenosylcobinamide-GDP ribazoletransferase, with amino-acid sequence MPEPFTAPPADGLRFAFGTLTALPVRVTRWDRPAARAGMLCAPLAGLAIGVAAASAGLLLLFLGAGAPLAAVATVAVPAALTRGLHLDGLADTADGLGSAKPAEDALRIMKQSDIGPFGVLTLVLVLLAQVAALARAYDGSWARGALAAVLSAVVARLALTLAARAGVPPARPEGLGAAVAGVVPGAGAAGVALAVTGVAAAGGALVGAYDVVRAVVAVAVALVGAELLLRHCVRRFGGVTGDVFGGLAETAATTALVVMSLG; translated from the coding sequence ATGCCCGAGCCCTTCACCGCTCCCCCGGCCGACGGCCTCCGTTTCGCCTTCGGCACCCTCACCGCGCTCCCCGTGCGGGTCACCCGCTGGGACCGTCCGGCCGCACGCGCCGGCATGCTGTGCGCCCCGCTGGCCGGGCTGGCGATCGGTGTCGCGGCCGCCTCCGCGGGCCTCCTGCTGCTGTTCCTCGGCGCCGGTGCGCCGCTCGCCGCCGTGGCCACGGTGGCCGTGCCGGCCGCCCTGACCCGGGGGCTGCACCTCGACGGGCTCGCCGACACCGCGGACGGGCTCGGCAGCGCCAAGCCGGCCGAGGACGCCCTGCGGATCATGAAGCAGTCGGACATCGGACCGTTCGGGGTGCTCACGCTCGTCCTCGTCCTGCTGGCCCAGGTGGCCGCGCTGGCCCGGGCGTACGACGGGTCCTGGGCGCGCGGCGCGCTGGCCGCCGTGCTGTCGGCGGTCGTGGCGCGGCTGGCGCTCACCCTGGCCGCCCGCGCCGGGGTGCCGCCCGCCCGCCCCGAGGGGCTGGGCGCGGCGGTCGCGGGGGTGGTGCCGGGGGCGGGCGCGGCCGGTGTCGCGCTCGCCGTCACCGGGGTCGCGGCGGCCGGGGGCGCGCTCGTCGGGGCGTACGACGTCGTCCGTGCCGTGGTCGCGGTGGCGGTGGCCCTCGTGGGCGCGGAACTCCTGCTGCGGCACTGCGTCCGCCGTTTCGGCGGGGTCACCGGTGATGTGTTCGGGGGGCTCGCGGAGACCGCCGCGACGACCGCGCTCGTCGTCATGTCACTGGGCTGA
- a CDS encoding class I SAM-dependent methyltransferase codes for MSALTPDTAPPVPHGSARVHEPRRADCPWCGSARLRNRLRTGDLRRHRPGLFTVDVCRDCGHTFQNPRLTAEGLAFYRRAVRGAPRDPATERVLALHAARHRRRAAARAMLPFGEPESWLDVGTGLARFPLSAREFFPYTSFDGTDLTARVERARTLGRVEEAHIGPLTDPGVMARLAGRYDVVSLLHHLEHTTDPRAELHAALDALRPGGHLLVETLDPRCAYAALFGRWWLPYDQPRRLHLLPPRNLRAELELLGCTVVTAGHRAAHVPHDLAGLTALALSHALPAPDTPWRAIPPTPFRRHLRTVLLRAGTPLVVAAAVTDLALAPLVRHTPFANAYRIVARKPES; via the coding sequence ATGTCCGCGCTCACCCCCGACACCGCGCCCCCCGTGCCGCACGGTTCCGCCCGGGTGCACGAACCGCGCCGCGCGGACTGCCCCTGGTGCGGCTCCGCGCGGCTGCGCAACCGGCTGCGCACCGGCGACCTGCGCCGGCACCGCCCTGGCCTGTTCACCGTGGACGTCTGCCGGGACTGCGGCCACACCTTCCAGAACCCCCGCCTCACCGCCGAGGGGCTCGCCTTCTACCGGCGGGCCGTGCGCGGCGCCCCCCGGGACCCCGCCACCGAACGCGTCCTGGCGTTGCACGCCGCCCGGCACCGGCGCCGCGCCGCCGCCCGCGCGATGCTCCCCTTCGGCGAACCGGAGAGCTGGCTGGACGTCGGCACCGGACTCGCCCGCTTCCCGCTCTCCGCGCGGGAGTTCTTCCCGTACACCTCCTTCGACGGCACCGACCTCACCGCGCGGGTCGAGAGAGCCCGCACGCTCGGCCGCGTCGAGGAGGCCCACATCGGGCCCCTGACGGACCCGGGCGTCATGGCGCGGCTGGCCGGCCGCTACGACGTGGTCAGCCTGCTGCACCACCTGGAACACACCACCGACCCCCGCGCGGAACTCCACGCCGCCCTCGATGCCCTGCGCCCCGGCGGCCACCTGCTCGTCGAGACCCTCGACCCGCGCTGCGCCTACGCCGCCCTGTTCGGCCGCTGGTGGCTGCCCTACGACCAGCCCCGCCGGCTGCACCTGCTGCCCCCGCGCAACCTCCGCGCGGAACTCGAACTCCTGGGCTGCACCGTCGTCACCGCCGGACACCGCGCGGCGCACGTGCCGCACGACCTGGCCGGGCTCACCGCCCTCGCCCTCTCGCACGCGCTGCCCGCCCCGGACACCCCCTGGCGGGCCATCCCGCCGACCCCCTTCCGGCGGCACCTGCGCACGGTCCTGCTGCGCGCCGGCACCCCGCTGGTGGTCGCGGCCGCGGTGACGGACCTGGCCCTCGCACCCCTGGTCCGCCACACGCCGTTCGCCAACGCCTACCGGATCGTCGCGCGCAAGCCGGAGAGCTGA
- the sucB gene encoding 2-oxoglutarate dehydrogenase, E2 component, dihydrolipoamide succinyltransferase: MAVSVTLPALGESVTEGTVTRWLKAEGERVEADEPLLEVSTDKVDTEIPAPASGVLSSIKVAEDETVEVGAELALIDDGSGAPEAAPAPAAEQAPAAEQAAPPAPAPAPAAQPSTEQAAPAPAPTAEAAAGGGSAQGTDVVLPALGESVTEGTVTRWLKSVGDTVEADEPLLEVSTDKVDTEIPAPASGTLLEIVVGEDETAEVGAKLAVIGEAGAAPAAAPAPAAPEAPAQPEPAPAQPEPAPAPQQAAPAAPAPAAPAPAPAPQAPAAPAPQPAAPAPAAAPAAPAAAPAAPAAAQPTDEGAYVTPLVRKLAAENGVDLSTVKGTGVGGRIRKQDVVAAAEAAKAATAAPAPAAAAPAAPAKKAPVLEASPLRGQTVKMPRIRKVIGDNMVKALHEQAQLSSVVEVDVTRLMKLRTRAKDAFAAREGVKLSPMPFFVKAAAQALKAHPAVNAKINEAEGTITYFDTEHIGIAVDSEKGLMTPVIKNAGDLNIAGIAKATADLAAKVRGNKITPDELAGGTFTISNTGSRGALFDTIIVPPGQVAILGIGATVKRPAVIETEEGTVIGVRDMTYLTLSYDHRLVDGADAARYLTAVKAILEAGEFEVELGL; this comes from the coding sequence ATGGCGGTTTCCGTAACCCTTCCCGCGCTCGGCGAGAGCGTCACCGAGGGCACTGTCACCCGCTGGCTGAAGGCCGAGGGCGAGCGCGTCGAGGCCGACGAGCCGCTGCTCGAGGTCTCCACCGACAAGGTCGACACCGAGATCCCCGCTCCCGCCTCCGGCGTGCTGTCCTCCATCAAGGTCGCCGAGGACGAGACCGTCGAGGTCGGCGCCGAGCTGGCGCTGATCGACGACGGCAGCGGCGCCCCGGAGGCCGCTCCGGCCCCGGCCGCCGAGCAGGCGCCCGCCGCCGAGCAGGCCGCCCCGCCCGCCCCCGCGCCGGCCCCGGCCGCGCAGCCGTCCACCGAGCAGGCCGCTCCCGCCCCGGCGCCCACCGCCGAGGCCGCGGCCGGCGGCGGCTCCGCCCAGGGCACGGACGTGGTCCTGCCCGCGCTCGGCGAGTCCGTCACCGAGGGCACCGTCACCCGCTGGCTGAAGTCGGTCGGCGACACCGTCGAGGCCGACGAGCCGCTGCTGGAGGTGTCGACGGACAAGGTCGACACCGAGATCCCCGCCCCCGCCTCCGGCACCCTGCTGGAGATCGTGGTCGGCGAGGACGAGACGGCCGAGGTCGGCGCCAAGCTCGCCGTCATCGGCGAGGCCGGTGCCGCGCCCGCCGCCGCCCCGGCCCCGGCCGCCCCCGAGGCCCCGGCGCAGCCCGAGCCCGCCCCGGCGCAGCCCGAGCCCGCCCCGGCCCCGCAGCAGGCGGCGCCGGCCGCCCCCGCTCCGGCCGCCCCGGCCCCGGCGCCCGCCCCGCAGGCTCCCGCGGCTCCGGCTCCGCAGCCGGCCGCCCCGGCCCCCGCTGCGGCCCCGGCCGCTCCGGCCGCCGCTCCGGCCGCTCCCGCCGCCGCCCAGCCGACGGACGAGGGCGCCTACGTCACCCCGCTGGTGCGCAAGCTCGCCGCCGAGAACGGCGTCGACCTGTCCACCGTCAAGGGCACCGGCGTCGGCGGCCGCATCCGCAAGCAGGACGTCGTCGCCGCCGCCGAGGCCGCGAAGGCCGCCACCGCCGCCCCGGCCCCGGCCGCCGCGGCTCCGGCCGCCCCCGCGAAGAAGGCCCCGGTCCTCGAGGCCTCCCCGCTGCGCGGTCAGACCGTGAAGATGCCGCGGATCCGCAAGGTCATCGGCGACAACATGGTCAAGGCCCTGCACGAGCAGGCCCAGCTGTCCTCGGTGGTCGAGGTCGACGTCACCCGTCTGATGAAGCTGCGCACCCGGGCCAAGGACGCGTTCGCGGCGCGCGAGGGCGTCAAGCTCTCCCCGATGCCGTTCTTCGTCAAGGCCGCGGCCCAGGCGCTGAAGGCCCACCCGGCCGTCAACGCCAAGATCAACGAGGCCGAGGGGACCATCACCTACTTCGACACCGAGCACATCGGTATCGCGGTGGACTCCGAGAAGGGCCTGATGACCCCGGTCATCAAGAACGCCGGTGACCTCAACATCGCCGGTATCGCCAAGGCCACGGCCGACCTCGCGGCCAAGGTGCGCGGCAACAAGATCACGCCGGACGAGCTGGCGGGTGGCACGTTCACCATCAGCAACACCGGTTCGCGCGGCGCGCTGTTCGACACGATCATCGTGCCCCCGGGCCAGGTCGCGATCCTCGGCATCGGTGCCACGGTCAAGCGTCCGGCCGTCATCGAGACCGAGGAGGGCACGGTCATCGGCGTCCGCGACATGACCTACCTGACCCTCTCCTACGACCACCGCCTGGTGGACGGTGCCGACGCGGCCCGTTACCTGACGGCGGTCAAGGCGATCCTGGAGGCGGGCGAGTTCGAGGTCGAGCTCGGCCTGTGA
- a CDS encoding bifunctional adenosylcobinamide kinase/adenosylcobinamide-phosphate guanylyltransferase, giving the protein MELTLLGTGAPAGLPRPDCPCAACASALGADARAAASLLVDGALLLDLTPGAAFAAARAGRSLGGVRQVLLSHPHDGPAVELPAGLPQPGRVPDGRELALLTGHRVRAVALDAPGTGYAVTGPDGQRLLYLPPGGAPAGLEAAAETYAMVLLDVVGRPDALARLRETGAVGPTTDVVAVHLDHDVPPGAELRRRLAAAGARAVPDGTTLEVGAYEDVPDVPRRTLVLGGARSGKSVEAERRLESFPEVLYVATGGSRNGDTEWAARVSAHQERRPGSWRTVETCDLVPLLKDDGPPLLVDCLSLWLTDAMDAVGAWDDAEWADGGERALRARVRELTDAVRATRRTVVAVSNEVGSGIVPATASGRRYRDELGRLNAAFARECEQVLLVVAGQAVVLRG; this is encoded by the coding sequence GTGGAACTGACTCTGCTCGGCACCGGTGCCCCCGCGGGACTCCCCCGCCCCGACTGTCCCTGCGCCGCGTGCGCGTCCGCGCTCGGCGCGGACGCGCGGGCGGCCGCCTCGCTGCTCGTGGACGGGGCGCTGCTGCTCGACCTCACGCCGGGTGCGGCGTTCGCCGCCGCCCGCGCGGGGCGTTCCCTGGGCGGCGTACGCCAGGTGCTGCTGTCGCACCCGCACGACGGGCCCGCCGTCGAGCTGCCGGCCGGGCTGCCGCAACCCGGACGGGTGCCGGACGGGCGGGAGCTGGCGCTGCTGACGGGCCATCGGGTGCGGGCGGTGGCCCTGGACGCGCCGGGCACCGGATACGCGGTGACCGGGCCGGACGGGCAGCGGCTGCTGTACCTGCCGCCGGGCGGGGCGCCGGCCGGGCTGGAGGCGGCGGCCGAGACGTACGCGATGGTGCTGCTGGACGTCGTGGGGCGGCCGGACGCGCTGGCGCGGCTGCGGGAGACGGGGGCGGTGGGCCCGACCACGGACGTCGTCGCCGTCCACCTGGACCACGACGTGCCGCCGGGCGCGGAGCTGCGGCGCCGGCTCGCGGCGGCCGGGGCGCGTGCCGTGCCCGACGGGACGACCCTGGAGGTGGGCGCCTACGAGGACGTGCCCGACGTGCCGCGGCGGACGCTGGTGCTGGGCGGGGCGCGCTCGGGCAAGTCGGTGGAGGCCGAGCGCCGGCTGGAGTCGTTCCCCGAGGTGCTGTACGTGGCGACCGGCGGGTCGCGCAACGGGGACACCGAGTGGGCGGCGCGGGTGTCGGCGCACCAGGAGCGGCGGCCGGGGTCGTGGCGGACGGTGGAGACCTGCGACCTGGTGCCGCTGCTGAAGGACGACGGGCCGCCGCTGCTCGTGGACTGCCTGTCGCTGTGGCTGACGGACGCGATGGACGCCGTGGGGGCGTGGGACGACGCGGAGTGGGCGGACGGCGGGGAGCGGGCGCTGCGGGCGCGGGTGCGGGAGCTGACGGACGCGGTGCGCGCGACCCGGCGGACGGTGGTCGCCGTCTCCAACGAGGTGGGCTCGGGCATCGTGCCCGCCACCGCGTCCGGCCGCCGCTACCGGGACGAACTCGGGCGGCTGAACGCCGCGTTCGCGCGGGAGTGCGAGCAGGTGCTGCTGGTGGTGGCGGGGCAGGCGGTCGTCCTGCGGGGGTGA